The following coding sequences are from one Acyrthosiphon pisum isolate AL4f unplaced genomic scaffold, pea_aphid_22Mar2018_4r6ur Scaffold_20536;HRSCAF=21322, whole genome shotgun sequence window:
- the LOC103307918 gene encoding uncharacterized protein LOC103307918 has product MIKLKSVPNDIAIIQAYMPTTQANDEEIEEIYEKIEELISLTNSKENLIIMGDWNAIVGESTDGREVGKYGLGTRNERGDRLVEFCRQHDLIITNTLFMNHKRRRYTFKMPGDINRYQLDYIMVKNRYKNQIKSSKSYPGADIDSDHNLVMIKSVLKFKKLERPKNKGPEWNLCQLKQPEVRKLFEKKCKEKFDTKDKPMTDDCNNNIEHRWRCIKESIIQSAEEVLTRGKPTPKREWITMEIVQDIERRRLNKINREAKKAKEMWIEKNCEEIDNMMKYNQQDKAYKLIKRYFNEKKSQCTHVKDKEGNLLIDEIAIANRWKEYVEELYREEENNDLLVENPTDGDFDSNGSSVVEQTSRKRFHVETPIPVNKYKVKTQPFGDTSDRKAIDTQPPMIKI; this is encoded by the exons atgatcaaattaaaatctgtccCCAATGACATCGCAATAATACAAGCATATATGCCTACAACACAAGCGAACGATGAAGAAATAGAAGAAATCTATGAAAAGATAGAAGAACTCATTAGTCTAACAAATAGTAaggaaaatttaattatcatgggaGATTGGAATGCGATTGTTGGTGAAAGTACAGACGGCAGAGAAGTCGGCAAATATGGACTTGGGACAAGGAATGAAAGAGGTGACCGTCTTGTCGAATTCTGTAGACAAcatgatttaattataactaatactTTATTCATGAATCATAAAAGAAGACGCTATACGTTTAAAATGCCAGGTGATATCAACAGATATCAATTAGACTACATCATGGTAAAGAATAGATACAAAAACCAGATCAAATCTAGCAAATCTTACCCAGGAGCTGATATTGACAGTGACCACAACCTGGTAATGATCAAATCAGTATTGAAATTTAAGAAATTAGAAAGACCAAAAAATAAAGGACCGGAATGGAATTTGTGTCAACTAAAACAACCAGAAGTAAGAAAACTGttcgaaaaaaaatgcaaagaaaaatttgataccAAAGACAAGCCGATGACAgatgactgtaataataatatagaacatagGTGGCGTTGCATAAAAGAATCTATTATCCAGTCTGCAGAAGAAGTATTAACTAGGGGGAAACCAACACCGAAACGTGAATGGATCACAATGGAAATAGTTCAAGATATAGAAAGAAGAagatt aaataaaataaaccgtGAAGCGAAAAAAGCCAAAGAAATGTGGATCGAAAAGAATTGTGAAGAAATAGACAATATGATGAAATACAATCAACAGGACAAGGCATATAAACTCATCAAACGATACTTTAATGAAAAAAAGTCACAATGCACACACGTAAAGGATAAAGAAGGAAATTTACTCATAGATGAAATAGCAATAGCGAATAGATGGAAAGAATACGTAGAAGAACTATACAGAGAAGAAGAAAACAATGACCTACTCGTTGAAAACCCAACCGACGGTGACTTTGATTCAAAT GGCTCCAGCGTAGTAGAACAAACAAGCAGGAAGCGATTCCATGTAGAAACACCAATTCCAGTAAATAAGTATAAGGTTAAAACCCAACCATTTGGTGACACATCTGATAGAAAAGCAATCGATACCCAACCaccaatgattaaaatatga